The Verrucomicrobiota bacterium genome segment CGTAGGCGGCGGCGATCCCAAGCACCTCGTCCAGCATTTCCGAACTGCTCCAATGGCCGCTGGCGAGATCCAGCACATAACTGCCCATGCTGGCGATGCGCTGTGATTCCTTGAGCGTGGCTTCGCTTTGCAGCAGCACCTTTTCCACCTGCATTCGCTCGTCAATTTCCTTTTTAAGCTGCGCGTTGGCGGCTTGGAGTTCGGTCGTGCGCTGGTTGACCGCCTGATCCAAGTCGGACAGCCGGGTTTTTACCTGACGATTGAGCTGCCATTTTTCGGTCAAGGCATGCGCCAACTGCAATAACTCGATATTTTCAAAAGGCTTCTTGAGAATTACCAAGCTGTCGGACTTGCCGATTTGCCGGATCATCTCCGTCCAGGAGTAGTCGGAGTAGGCCGAGCAAATCACCACTTGCAGGTCGGGATGCGTTTTCCAGATGTGACTGATGGTCTCGATGCCGTCCCAGCCAGGAGGCATACGAACATCCACGAAGGCCATGGCGTAGGGTCGGCCAGCTTCGGTCGCCTGCTGGACTTTGTCCAATCCTTCCTTGCCTTGGTAAGCGGAATCAATCTCGAACCGGGTCTGTTCGGGCTCGATCAAATCGTCGCCGAACAGCAAGGCTTTGGTGTTGTCCAAAGCTTTGTTAGTATCCCGGTGGTGGCCGAGAATTTTTCGGATATCCTCATGAATTGAGGGATTATCATCAATGATCAAAATGCGATCATTTTTATATGTGGCCATGTGGTTCATCTTTCAATCCATCATTCCGGGTTTTGGCGCTGACCAATGGTAACTCGAGGGTGAAGGTGGCGCCTTTGCCGAGCCCTTCGCTATGCACACTTAACTGGCCCCCCATTTCTTTGGCACTGTTGGCTCCGCTATGCAGGCCGAAGCCGTGTCCACCCTTGCGCGTGGTGAAACCATGGGAAAAGATTTTCGTCAGATGCTCCGGCGGAATGCCAATGCCGTTGTCGCTCACCGTAATTTTGACGCGTTGGCCGGCATCCAGCTCGACGCCGACGGTCAGCCGTTTATCCTGATGGACCGCATCATCCAAGGCGTACTTCGCGTTATGCACGAGATTGACGAGGATTTGGAGGACTTTATGTTTGTCCACCGTGGCTGGGGGCACGTCGGCGTACTGACGCACGACCTTGACTTCGTGGCGGGAAAGGCCGGCCACGTTCAATTGCAACGCATCATCCACCAGGCTGGGGATGGACACCTGTTCGAGATAACCGGAGACGCGCGCATAGTTTTGCTGCAAGGCGACGATTTCTTTGATGTGATCCAGATTGGTGGTGAGCTGATCCTGCTCGTTTTCCAGGAAAGCATGTTCTGCCTGTAGCTGGCTGGCCAGTTGGATGATGAAACGAGGGATCAGCTTGCCTTTGACATCGGCGGTGAGAAAGGCGGGGAGGTCGGCCTCATGCTGTTGGAGGAGGCTGCCGAGCTTGACGAGGGTGGCCATTTCCGATCCCCGAAGCTTCTCGCGCATGAGGTTGTTTGAAACATTGACGCTGTTCAGTACGTTGCCGACGTTGTGCAACACGCCCGTCGCCACTTCCGCCATCCCCGCCTGGCGCGACAGGGTGAGCATTTGATGATGCATTGCCTCCTGGAGCTGAAACTTCTCTTCAACCAGTGCCGACTGGAGTTGCACCAGCGCCAACACCGGGATAATCCCCAAAAACTCTTGCGCCGGTCCAACCAGGACAATGTCATCATTGAACTCCTTGACCGGACGTCCGAGCGCCTGTTCGAGCACCTCGCGGATGGGTGTGCCACGCTGAACGAACAGCGGATGTTCGA includes the following:
- a CDS encoding ATP-binding protein; translated protein: MEPLAPATNLSGVEQTDLVTLVRNQESVGADCRLLEVYQRFQAHELDYCAVLADGRVLGLCSRARVGFLMGHRYGVALYGNHAIRQHLVEHPLFVQRGTPIREVLEQALGRPVKEFNDDIVLVGPAQEFLGIIPVLALVQLQSALVEEKFQLQEAMHHQMLTLSRQAGMAEVATGVLHNVGNVLNSVNVSNNLMREKLRGSEMATLVKLGSLLQQHEADLPAFLTADVKGKLIPRFIIQLASQLQAEHAFLENEQDQLTTNLDHIKEIVALQQNYARVSGYLEQVSIPSLVDDALQLNVAGLSRHEVKVVRQYADVPPATVDKHKVLQILVNLVHNAKYALDDAVHQDKRLTVGVELDAGQRVKITVSDNGIGIPPEHLTKIFSHGFTTRKGGHGFGLHSGANSAKEMGGQLSVHSEGLGKGATFTLELPLVSAKTRNDGLKDEPHGHI